DNA sequence from the Euzebyales bacterium genome:
TGCGCGCGGCCCAGCGTGAACGGCGGCAGCACGCACGCCGAGTCGCCGGAGTGCACGCCGGCCTCCTCGATGTGCTCGGTGATGCCGCCGACGAACACCTCGGTGCCGTCGTAGACGGCGTCGACATCGAGCTCGACCGCCGACTCGAGGAACCTGTCGACCAACACGGCACCCTCGGCGGCGTTGGCCTCCAGCCACTGTCGCAGCTGGTCGGCGTCGTACACGATCGCCATCGCACGCCCGCCGAGGACGTACGACGGACGCAGCAGGACCGGAAAGCCGATGCCGTTGGCGATGGCCAGCGCATCGTTGTGCGACGTCGCGACGCCGCCCTCGGGCTGTGGGATCGCAAGCTCGGCGAGCAGCGCGCCGAAGCGGCCACGGTCCTCGGCGCGGTCGATCGCCTCGGGCGCGGTCCCGAGGATGCGCACGCCCTCGGCCTCCAGCGCATGCGCAAGCTTCAGCGGCGTCTGCCCGCCGAACTGCACGAGCACACCGATGTCGTCGGCGCCTGCGGCAACCTCCGCGTCGTGTATCGCCAGGACGTCCTCGACGGTCAGCGGCTCGAAGTACAGCCGATCGGCCGTGTCGTAGTCGGTCGACACCGTCTCCGGGTTGCAGTTCACCATGATGGTCTCATAGCCGGCGTCGCGGAGCGCTTGCACGGCGTGCACGCAGCAGTAGTCGAACTCGATGCCCTGTCCGATGCGGTTGGGACCCGAGCCCAGGATCATCACGCGCGGCCGGTCGCTGTGGCGGACCTCCGTGGTGTCCTCGTACGTCGAGTAGTGGTAGGGCGTGGCGGCGGCGAACTCCGCCGCGCACGTGTCGACCGTCTTGAACACCGGCAGCACGCGGAGCTCGCGACGGCGCCGACGGACCGCGGCCTCGTCAACCCCCAACAGCCCCGCGATCATCGCGTCGCCGAAGCCGGCCCGCTTGGCGCGGCGCAGCAGCCAGTCGTCGACGTTGGCCAGCGTCTCACAGGCGCGCAGGGTCCGGCGCAGCTCGACGATCTGGGCGAGCTGGTCACAGAACCACGGGTCGTATCCGGTGAGCTCGGCGACCCGCTGCGGGGCCCAGCCACGGGTCAGCGCCGCGTCCGCGTCGTGCAGGCGGGTCGACGTCGGCGTGCGCAGCGCGGCGGCCAGCTCGCCGTCGCTGCGGTCGTCGACAGCGCCGACGAGCCCGACCGTGCCGTCCTCCAGCGACCGCAGCGCCTTGCCGAGCGACTCGGTGAACGTGCGGCCGATGGCCATGACCTCCCCGACGCTACGCATCCGGGTCGTCAGACGCCTGTCGACGCCAGGGAACTTCTCGAAGTTGAAGCGCGGGATCTTCGTGACGACGTAGTCGATGGACGGTTCGAACGCGGCGAGCGTCTCGCTGGTGATGTCGTTGGCGATCTCGTCGAGGCGGTAGCCGACCGCGAGCTGCGCGGCGATCTTTGCGATAGGAAAGCCCGTCGCCTTCGACGCCAGCGCGCTCGAGCGCGACACGCGTGGGTTCATCTCGATGACCCTGATGCGCCCTGACGCCGGATCGACCGCGAACTGGACGTTGCTGCCGCCGGTGGCGACGCCGACCTTGCGCATCACCGCGAACGAGGCGTTGCGCAGCTGCTGGAACTCGACGTCGGACAGGGTCATCGCGGGCGCGACCGTGATCGAGTCACCGGTGTGCACACCCATGGGGTCGAGGTTCTCGATGGTGCACACCACCACGCAGTTGTCGGCGTGGTCGCGCATGACCTCGAGCTCGTACTCCTTCCACCCCAGCAGCGACTCGTCGATCTGCACCTGGTCGATCGGGCTCGCGTCGAGGCCCTCGCTGACCAGCCGCTCGAACTCGGGCCAGTCCTCGGCGACGCCGCTGCCGGCACCGCCGAGCGTGAACGACGACCGCACGAGCACCGGGAAGCCCATCTGGTCCGCCAGCCGGCGGGCCGTGCCGAGATCCCGCGCCTCACCGGACCGTGCGACCTCGAGCCCGATCTCGCCCATCGCCTCGGCGAACTGCCGGCGATCCTCGGCCAGGCAGATGCTGGCCAGACCCGCGCCGATCGGCTCGACGCCGTAGCGCTCCAGCACGCCGGCGTTGGCCAGGTCCATGGCGACGTTCAGCCCCGTCTGCCCACCCAGCGTCGGCAGGAGCGCCAGCCGGTGACCGTGCTCGACCTCCCGCGCGATCACCCTGGTGACCATCTCGACGGTCAACGGCTCGACGTAGGTGGCGTCCGCGAACGCCGGGTCGGTCATGATCGTCGCCGGGTTCGAGTTGACCAGCACCACCCGGAAGCCCTCGCGGCGCAGCACCTTGCAGGCCTGCGCGCCCGAGTAGTCGAACTCGCAGGCCTGGCCGATGACGATCGGGCCGGAGCCGAGGACGAGGACCGTATCGAAATCACCGCGTGCCGGCATGGTCAGGCCCCCCCGGTGCGGGCGACGGGTCGCGCACCGACCAGCTCGGGCCACGCGACGGGACCTGCCGTGACCCCGCGTCCACACCGCGTCATCAGCTCGGTGAACCTGGTGAACAGGTACCGCCCGTCGTGCGGCCCCGGCGCGGCCTCGGGGTGGTACTGGACGCTGAACGCCGCCACGTCGTGGCAGGCCAGGCCCTCGTTGATCCCGTCGTTGAGGTTCAGGTGGGAGGCGGTGACCCGGCCGAACCGGTCGGCTGTCGCGAGCGAGGCGTTGTCCACGGCGAACCCGTGGTTGTGCGTCGAGATCTCGACCGTGTCGTCGGCGACGTTGCGGACCGGTTGGTTGGTCCCACGGTGGCCGAACGGCAGCTTGTAGGTCGTCGCGCCGACCGCATGGCCGAGCAGCTGGTGGCCGAGGCAGATGCCGAACACCGGCAGCCCCGCATCGAGCAGGCCGCGCAAGGCCTCGATGCCGTACGTCACGGCCGCCGGGTCACCGGGACCGTTCGAGCAGAAGACCCCGTCGGGCTCCCACGCCAGCACGTCGTCGGAGGGGGTCGTCGCCGGCACGACGCGCACGGCACAGCCCGCCGCGGTCAGCAGCCGCAGGATGTTGCGCTTGATGCCGAAGTCGTAGGCGACGACCCGGAACCGCGCGTCCGCGACCTCGATGTCGCGCACCGTGTCGGTGGACACCTCACGCGCGAGGTCGGCGCCGGTCATCTGCGGTGCCGCACGGACGATCTCGAGCAGCGCTGCCGGGTGGTCGAGCTCGGAGCTGATGCCGGCGCGCATCGCCCCCGCCGAGCGGATGTGGCGCGCCAGGCGGCGGGTGTCGACCTCGGTGACGCCCACGACGCCCGCGTCGGCGAGCTCGTCGTCCAGGCTGCCGGTCGCCCGCCAGTTCGAGTGCATCCGGCTCGCGGACCGGACGATGAACCCTGCGACCTGCACGCTGCCGGCCTCGGCGTCGACCCCGGTCGTCCCGTAGTTGCCCTGATGGGGCGTGGTCATCGCCACGAGCTGACGGTGGTAGCTCGGGTCGGTCAGGACCTCCTGGTAGCCGGTCAGGCTGGTGTTGAAGACCACTTCGCCGGTGCTTGTGCCGGTGGCGCCGTAGGCCTCGCCGACGAACGTCTCGCCATCCTCGAGCACGAGCAGGGCCCGTGGGCGTCGTTCGATCATCACGACAGATCGTCCATCCCGTCGTCGCCGCCCGCCGATGGCAGCGGCTCGCCGTCCCGTACGGTGAACCGTCCGCGCAACAGCGTGTAATGCACCCGCCCCCACAGCTGCCGGCCCGCGAACGGCGTGTTGCGACTGCGGCTGTGCGACGCGCGTGGATCGACCCTCGACTGCGCATCGGGATCGAACAGCACCAGGTTGGCCGGTGCGCCCGGTGCGATCGGTCCGCCGTGTCCGACGATATCGCGGCTGCGTGCCGGCTTCGTCGACAATGCCGCGATCGCCTGGGACATCGTCAGCACGCCAGGCCGCACCAGCTCGGTCACCGTGACCGCCAGTGCGGTCTCGAGACCGAGCATGCCGCAGGGCGCGGTCGCCCAGTCCCGCTCCTTCGTCTCGGGCGGATGTGGCGCATGGTCGGTCGCGATCGCGTCGATGGTGCCGTCAGCCAGACCCGTGCGGACAGCCTCGACGTCGGTCTTGACCCGCAGGGGCGGGTTGACCTTGTAGACGGGGTCGTAGGTCGCGACCTGCTCGTCGGTCAGTGTGAAGTGGTGGGGCGTGGCTTCGGCCGTGACACGCGTGCCCCGCGCCTTGGCCTCGCGAATCAGTGCGACCGTCTCGGCGGTCGACACGTGCGGGATGTGCAGGCGCGCCCCGAGGCCCCGCGCCAGGATGAGGTCGCGGGCGACCATGGCCTCCTCCGCCTCGCGCGGCCAGCCCGTCAGGCCGAGCATGTCGGACCGCACGCCCTCGTGCATCTGCGCGTCACGGGTGAGGGTGGGTTCCTCGGCGTGGTTGCACATGATCGCGTCCCACGTCCCGGCGTACGCCAGGGCCTGCCTCATCACACGCGCGGAGTGCACCGGGTGCCCGTCGTCAGAGAAGCAGCGCACCCCGACGGCCGCCATGGCGCCGAGCTCGGCGAGTTCCTCGCCAGCGAGGTCGCGGGTGATGGCCCCGACGGGGAACACGTCGCACATCGCGGCCTCACGTGCCAGCCGCAGGACCTGCTCGATGACGCCGGCATGGTCGGCGACCGGCTGCGTGTTGGCCATCGGGCAGACCGCAGTGAACCCGCCAGCCGCGGCGGCGGTGGTGCCCGTCTCGACGGTCTCGGCATCCTCGCCACCCGGTTCGCGCAGGTGGACGTGCAGGTCGACCAGGCCGGGGGCCAGGATCAGGCCCGTCGCGTCGATGCGCAGGCCGCGTGACTCAGGCCCGACGGAGTCGACCCTGTCGCCCTCGATGACCACGTTGGCGGTCTCGTCGCGTCCGCTGGCCGGGTCGACGACCCGCACGCCCGTGAAGGTGAACAGCGAGTGCTCGATCATGCCAGCGACCTGACGCGGACGGCGCGGTAGGTCATCTGCGGCGGCCTACCGCTGACGCTGCTTGAGGTCATCTCGGCGACCTACCGCTGACGCTGCTTGAGGTCATCTCGGCGACCTACCGCTGACGCTGCTTGAGGTCATCTGCGGCCTGCCGCCGCGAGGTGGGGTGGTCATGGAGTCAACTGTCTTGGGTCGGGTGGTCGCCCCCGAGCATCAGGTAGAGGCAGCTCATGCGCACCGCGACGCCATTGGCCACCTGACGGGTGATCAGCGAGTTGGGCGCGTCCGCCACGTCCGCTGTCAACTCGATCCCGCGGTTCATGGGACCAGGGTGCATGATGACTGCCTGGTCGGCCAGCTGGCCGAGGCGGTGGCGGTCGACTCCCCACAGGCGCGCGTACTCGCGGATCGAGGGGATGAACTGCTCCTTCATCCGCTCGCGCTGGACCCGCAACATGTAGACCACGTCGGCCTTGCCCAGCACCGGGTCGGGATCGTGCGCGACGTCGACGCCCCAGTCCTCGGCCGCCATCGGCAGCAGGGTGGGCGGACCGATGAGCGTGACGCCGGCGCCCATCGTGCGCAGCCCCTGCACGAGGCTGCGCGCCACGCGCGAGTGGAGCACATCGCCGACGATGGCGACGTGCAGCCCGTCGAGCCTTCCGAAGCGCTCGCGGATCGTGTACAGGTCGAGCAGCGCCTGGGTCGGATGCTGGTGACGACCGTCGCCGGCGTTGAGCACGTGCCCGTCGACCCAGCGCGTCAGCTGCCACGGTGCGCCCGACGCGGGATGGCGGACCACGACCGCGTCGACACCCATCGCCTGCAGGGTCAGTGCCGTGTCCTTCAGCGACTCCCCCTTCGACACGCTCGAGCCCTTGGCCGAGAAGTTCAGCACGTCGGCCGACAGACGCTTGGCGGCGATCTCGAAGCTCACCCGGGTGCGGGTCGAGTCCTCGAAGAACAGGTTGCACACCGTGCGCCCGCGCAGGGTCGGCACCTTCTTGATCGGGCGCTCGGCCAGCGCCTGGAACGCCCCGGCCGTGTCGAGGATCTCGGTGATCAGCGGCGCGTCGAGGTCGTCCATGCTCAGCAGGTGCGACAGCCGCCGGCCTTCGCCGGCCGCCGCCCGGTCGAGCGCGATCGGATCGTGGGTCGTCATGCCGGGCCCCCGTTGTCGGCGTCGGCAATCGACACGGCGTCGACCCCGTCGTGCTCGACGAGCCGGACCTGCACCGTCTGGTCGGGCGAGGTCGGCAGGTTCTTGCCGACGTAGTCGGCGCGGATCGGCAGCTCGCGGTGGCCGCGGTCGACCAGCACCGCCAACTCGATCGCCGCGGGGCGGCCCTGGTCGATCACCGCCTCCATCGCCGCGCGGATCGTGCGGCCGGTGTAGAGCACGTCGTCGACGAGCACGA
Encoded proteins:
- the carB gene encoding carbamoyl-phosphate synthase large subunit; the encoded protein is MPARGDFDTVLVLGSGPIVIGQACEFDYSGAQACKVLRREGFRVVLVNSNPATIMTDPAFADATYVEPLTVEMVTRVIAREVEHGHRLALLPTLGGQTGLNVAMDLANAGVLERYGVEPIGAGLASICLAEDRRQFAEAMGEIGLEVARSGEARDLGTARRLADQMGFPVLVRSSFTLGGAGSGVAEDWPEFERLVSEGLDASPIDQVQIDESLLGWKEYELEVMRDHADNCVVVCTIENLDPMGVHTGDSITVAPAMTLSDVEFQQLRNASFAVMRKVGVATGGSNVQFAVDPASGRIRVIEMNPRVSRSSALASKATGFPIAKIAAQLAVGYRLDEIANDITSETLAAFEPSIDYVVTKIPRFNFEKFPGVDRRLTTRMRSVGEVMAIGRTFTESLGKALRSLEDGTVGLVGAVDDRSDGELAAALRTPTSTRLHDADAALTRGWAPQRVAELTGYDPWFCDQLAQIVELRRTLRACETLANVDDWLLRRAKRAGFGDAMIAGLLGVDEAAVRRRRRELRVLPVFKTVDTCAAEFAAATPYHYSTYEDTTEVRHSDRPRVMILGSGPNRIGQGIEFDYCCVHAVQALRDAGYETIMVNCNPETVSTDYDTADRLYFEPLTVEDVLAIHDAEVAAGADDIGVLVQFGGQTPLKLAHALEAEGVRILGTAPEAIDRAEDRGRFGALLAELAIPQPEGGVATSHNDALAIANGIGFPVLLRPSYVLGGRAMAIVYDADQLRQWLEANAAEGAVLVDRFLESAVELDVDAVYDGTEVFVGGITEHIEEAGVHSGDSACVLPPFTLGRAQLSVLRDQTRMIADALETRGLINIQFALRDEVALVLEANPRASRTTPFVSKATGVPLAKLAARVMAGTTLQDLRDEGLAPPLDMVTAPTLRYTAVKEAVLPFNRFPGVDTRLGPEMRSTGEVMGIDANFGVAFAKSQAGTGAMVLPEKGSVFVSIANRDKRALIFPVKRLAELGFEILATEGTAATLRRSGVDAQVVRKFSEARATGHTSIVDRIEAGDVDLVFNTPRGGIGPRADGYEIRTAAVRHGIPCITTLSGILAAIQGIEALRSGGVGVRSLQEFHADARAALDGGGPRS
- the carA gene encoding glutamine-hydrolyzing carbamoyl-phosphate synthase small subunit, translated to MIERRPRALLVLEDGETFVGEAYGATGTSTGEVVFNTSLTGYQEVLTDPSYHRQLVAMTTPHQGNYGTTGVDAEAGSVQVAGFIVRSASRMHSNWRATGSLDDELADAGVVGVTEVDTRRLARHIRSAGAMRAGISSELDHPAALLEIVRAAPQMTGADLAREVSTDTVRDIEVADARFRVVAYDFGIKRNILRLLTAAGCAVRVVPATTPSDDVLAWEPDGVFCSNGPGDPAAVTYGIEALRGLLDAGLPVFGICLGHQLLGHAVGATTYKLPFGHRGTNQPVRNVADDTVEISTHNHGFAVDNASLATADRFGRVTASHLNLNDGINEGLACHDVAAFSVQYHPEAAPGPHDGRYLFTRFTELMTRCGRGVTAGPVAWPELVGARPVARTGGA
- a CDS encoding dihydroorotase, with protein sequence MIEHSLFTFTGVRVVDPASGRDETANVVIEGDRVDSVGPESRGLRIDATGLILAPGLVDLHVHLREPGGEDAETVETGTTAAAAGGFTAVCPMANTQPVADHAGVIEQVLRLAREAAMCDVFPVGAITRDLAGEELAELGAMAAVGVRCFSDDGHPVHSARVMRQALAYAGTWDAIMCNHAEEPTLTRDAQMHEGVRSDMLGLTGWPREAEEAMVARDLILARGLGARLHIPHVSTAETVALIREAKARGTRVTAEATPHHFTLTDEQVATYDPVYKVNPPLRVKTDVEAVRTGLADGTIDAIATDHAPHPPETKERDWATAPCGMLGLETALAVTVTELVRPGVLTMSQAIAALSTKPARSRDIVGHGGPIAPGAPANLVLFDPDAQSRVDPRASHSRSRNTPFAGRQLWGRVHYTLLRGRFTVRDGEPLPSAGGDDGMDDLS
- a CDS encoding aspartate carbamoyltransferase catalytic subunit, giving the protein MTTHDPIALDRAAAGEGRRLSHLLSMDDLDAPLITEILDTAGAFQALAERPIKKVPTLRGRTVCNLFFEDSTRTRVSFEIAAKRLSADVLNFSAKGSSVSKGESLKDTALTLQAMGVDAVVVRHPASGAPWQLTRWVDGHVLNAGDGRHQHPTQALLDLYTIRERFGRLDGLHVAIVGDVLHSRVARSLVQGLRTMGAGVTLIGPPTLLPMAAEDWGVDVAHDPDPVLGKADVVYMLRVQRERMKEQFIPSIREYARLWGVDRHRLGQLADQAVIMHPGPMNRGIELTADVADAPNSLITRQVANGVAVRMSCLYLMLGGDHPTQDS